CATGCGCCTGTTCGTGGACAGCACGATGATGCGCTTCTGGGGTGATGACCAGGAGCTGGACCGGGCGCGAGCCCTGGTGGAGGCGGAGGGGCTTCCGGGGCGGTGGCTGGACACGCGCGAGCTCCAGGCCCGCAAGGCGCCCGTGAAGGATGCGCCGTACGGACGCGCGCTCCTGGTGCTCGACGAGGGCAACCTCTTCTCCCCGAGCTTCGTGGGTGGCACGGTGCGCGGCATGCACGGCTACGACGTGGACTGTCACTCGGCCCGGGCGGCGATCGCCTCGGACCGGCCCATTCCCGCGGGTGTCGGGGCGCTCACGGACGTGGCGACCTGGATCCGCTCCCTGCTCGGCCTGGGCGGCACGGGGGTGTCATGGGCGGCCTGACCGTCGCGTGGATCAACGAGAGCGCGCGGCCGGTGGGTGGTGCCGAGCGCTATGTGCGGGAAACGGCGCGGGAGCTCGCCCGGCACGGCGTGCGCTCCTTCCTGTTCTACGACGTCGGGGCCTCGCCGGACCCCTCGCCCGTGATGCTGGAGCCCTTCGAGGGGGCCTTCCCCATCGTGGACCTGGCGCGGCAGTTGCGCGAGCTCGCGCCGGACGTGGTGTACGTGCACCAGCTCGGCGTGGAGGGCACCCGTGCCCTGCGCGACTCGCCCGCGCCCGTGATGCGCTTCTTCCACGACCACCGGATGTTCTGCCTGCGCGAGCACAAGTACACCACGCTCACGAAGACGACCTGCACCCAGACGGTGGGCAGCGCCTGCATCACGTGTCTGGGCTTCATCGGGCGCACGGCCCGGTGGCCCGGCGTCAAGCTGGCCTCCCTGCGCGAGCTCCAGGCCGAGCAGGAGCTGGTGCGCCACGAGGAGATGGGAGTCGTCGGCTCCGAGTACATGGCGGGCCACATCGCCGCCCATGGGTTCGACCGCGCCCGCCTCCACGTCCTGCCGCTCTACGCCCAGCCTCCCGCCGACGCGCCCCAGCCCGTCGAGCGCGAGGAGGATCTGCTGCTGGCCGTGGGTCAGCTCAGCACCGGCAAGGGCATCGACGTGCTGCTGCACGCCCTCACGCGCACCTCGCGGCCCGCCCGGCTTCGCCTGGTGGGACAGGGGCGGCAGCAGGAGGAGCTCAAGGCCCTGACCAGGGCCCTGCGGCTGGAGC
Above is a window of Cystobacter fuscus DNA encoding:
- a CDS encoding glycosyltransferase family 4 protein, which translates into the protein MGGLTVAWINESARPVGGAERYVRETARELARHGVRSFLFYDVGASPDPSPVMLEPFEGAFPIVDLARQLRELAPDVVYVHQLGVEGTRALRDSPAPVMRFFHDHRMFCLREHKYTTLTKTTCTQTVGSACITCLGFIGRTARWPGVKLASLRELQAEQELVRHEEMGVVGSEYMAGHIAAHGFDRARLHVLPLYAQPPADAPQPVEREEDLLLAVGQLSTGKGIDVLLHALTRTSRPARLRLVGQGRQQEELKALTRALRLEHRVTFVGPLASSEALSAEYRRAACLVFPSRAPETLGLVGLEALAHGTPVIGSLIGGIGEWLLPERTGLGVPSGDPAALAAAIDRMLGDKALREKMGQEGARLHRERFLPEHHVAGLHRLLQRVASEGRRRA